In Oncorhynchus gorbuscha isolate QuinsamMale2020 ecotype Even-year linkage group LG26, OgorEven_v1.0, whole genome shotgun sequence, the DNA window tcattaactaatgcctgaaaaacagctggagcattagcgagaccaaacggcagaacccggtactcaaaatgccctaacggagtgttaaacgccgttttccactcgtccccctctctgatgcgcacgagatggtaagcattacgaaggtccaacttagtaaagaacctggctccctgcagaatctcgaaggctgatgacataaggggaagcggataacgattcttaaccgttatgtcattcagccctcgataatccacgcaggggcgcagagtaccgtccttcttcttaacaaaaaaaccccgctccggcaggagaggaagaaggcactacggtgccggcgtcaagagaaacagacaaataatcctcgagagccttacgttcgggagccgacagagagtatagtctaccccgagggggagtggtccccggaaggagatcaatactacaatcatacgaccggtgaggaggaagggagttggctctggaccgactgaagaccgtgcgcagatcatgatattcctccggcactcctgtcaaatcaccaggttcctcctgagaagaggggacagaagaaacaggagggatagcagacattaaacacttcacatgacaagaaacgttccaggataggatagaattactagaccaattaatagaaggattatgacatactagccagggatgacccaaaacaacaggtgtaaaaggtgaacgaaaaatcaaaaaggaaatagtctcactgtggttaccagatactgtgagggttaaaggtagtgtctcatatctgatactggggagaagactaccatctaaggcgaacatgggcgtgtgcttccctaactgtctgagaggaatgtcatgtttccgagcccatgcttcgtccataaaacaaccctcagccccagagtctatcaaggcactgcatgaagcagccgaaccggtccagcgtagatggaccgacatagtagtacaggatctagatggagagacctgagtagtagcgctcaccagtagccctccgcttactgatgagctctggcttttactggacatgaattgacaaaatgtccagccaaaccgcaatagaggcacaggcggttggtgatcctccgttccctctccttagtcgagatgcgaatacctcccagctgcatgggctcagtctctgagccggagggaggagatggttgcgatgcagagagggggaacaccgttaacgcgagctctcttccacgagctcggtgacgaagatctacccgtcgttctatgcggatggcgagtgcaatcaaagagtccacactggaaggaacctcccgggagagaatctcatccttaacctctgcgtggagtccctccagaaaacgagcgagcagcgccggctcgttccagtcactagaggcagcaagagtgcgaaactctatagagtaatccgttatggatcgatcaccttgacatagggaagccagggccctagaagcctccctaccaaaaactgaacgatcaaaaacccgtatcatctcctctttaaagttcaggtaattgttagaacaatcagcccttgcctcccagatagctgtgccccactctcgagcccggccagtaaggagtgaaatgacgtaagcaatccgagctctctctctagagtatgtgttgggttggagagagaacacaatatcacactgggtgagaaaggagcggcactcagtgggctgcccggagtaacaaggtgggttattaaccctaggttccggagactcggcagaccaggaagtagctggtggcacgagacgaagactctgaaactgtccagagaggtcggaaacctgagcggccagggtctcaacggcatgacgagcagcagacaattcctgctcgtgtctgccgagcatagctccctggatctcgacggcagtgttacgagaatccgtagtcgctgggtccattcttggtcggatccttctgttatgcaggtgaatgaggacccaaaagcgacttagcgaaaacagagtctttattccagtaaatggcaaaagtaataatcctggaaaactcaagacgaaaacaaaacaggaaaaaacttaaatccactcgtagtaacgaggacagactggagactcgaccattgactgcaggttgcttcgggaaggcaccgaccgcagcagactaagacacctgctcacacgcagcatctgaaggagacaagacacgacagggcgagacaaggacacagcacagcgaacatcatacaaggatccgacaaggacagaagtggaaaacaaggggagaaatagggactctaatcagaggacaaaataggggacaggtgtgaaaagactaaatgagtgagttaggagaatgaggaacagctgggagcaggaacggaacgatagagagaagagagagagggagggggagagagagggatagaaaaagggaacgaacctaataagaccagcagggggaaacgaacagaagggaaagcacaaggacaagacaatatatgacaaaacatgacagttctgGGAATGGttcaggatagttgcttggcctTGGAACactctcagcacatttaaggagcTTGACAAAAAAACaattttcttggtatttcatttCTTTAACAGAACATTTCCTAAATGTTCAAAACTGGTTATATTTAATTTAGCTTTTGGTAATGTTTTAGaaacgttctccaactggtttggcattgggaatgttctcaaatagttcagagaacatTGAGAAAaaacgttcttctgtgggaatttcagtacttcagcataacatttcctacaggtttcctcatggttctttttaaagtaatgttctcaaattgttccaagTATATTAAGAAACAATGGTATGGGAATGGGAAGTGGGagtgggaatattgacgaatacgctgattcggtgtgcgagttcattagaacatgcatcgaatatgtcgttcccatagcaacgattaaaacattccctaaccagaaaccgtggattgatggcagcattcgcgtgaaactgaaagcgcgaaccactgcttttaatcagggcaagttgactggtaacatgaccgactACAAACAGTgaagctattccctccgcaaggctatcaaacaagctaagcgtcagtacagagacaaattAGAATCTCAATTCaccggctcagacacaagaggcatgtggcagggtctacagtcaatcacggactacaagaagaaatccagcccagtcacggaccaggatgtcttgctcccaggcagactaaataacttttttgcccgctttgaggacaatacagtgccactgacacggcctgcaacgaaaacatgcggactctccttcactgcagccgaggtgagtaagacatttaaacgtgttaaccctcgcaaggctgcaggcccagacggcatccccagccgcgccctcagagcatgcgcagaccagctggccggtgtgtttacagacatattcaatcaatccctataccagtctgctgttcccacatgcttcaagagggccaccattgttcctgttgccaagaaagctaaggtaactgagctaaacgactaccgccccgtagcactcacttccgtcatcatgaagtgctttgagagactagtcaaggaccatatcacctccaccctacctgacaccctagactcactccaatttgcttaccgcccaaataggtccacagacgatgcaatctcaaccacactgcacactgccctaacccatctggacaagaggaatacctatgtgagaatgctgttcatcgactacagctcggcattcaacaccatagtaccctccaagctcgtcatcaagctcgagaccctgggtctcgaccccgccctgtgcaactgggtactggacttcctgacgggccgcccccaggtggtgagggtaggcaacaacatctccaccccgctgatcctcaacactggggccccacaagggtgcgttctgagccctctcctgtactccctgttcacccacgactgcgtggccatgcatgcctccaactcaatcatcaagtttgtggacgacacaacagtggtaggcttgattaccaacaacgacaagacggcctacagggaggaggtgagggccctcagagtgtggtgtcaggaaaataaccacacactcaacgtcaacaaaactaaggagatgattgtggacttcaggaaacagcagagggaacacccccctatccacaacgATGGaatagtagtggagagggtagcaagttttaagttcctcggcgtacacatcacagacaaactgaattggtccactcacacagacagcatcatgaagaaggcacagcagcgcctcttcaacctcaggaggctgaagaaatttggcttgtcaccaaaagcactcacaaacttctacagatgcacaatcgagagcatcctggcgggctgtatcaccgcctggtacggcaactgctccacccacaaccgtaaggctctccagagggtagtgaggtctgcacaacgcatcaccgggggcaaactacctgccctccaggacacctacaccacccgatgttacaagaaggccataaagatcatcaaggacatcaaccacccgagccactgcctgttcaccccgctatcatccagaaggcgaggtcagtacaggtgcatcaaagctgggaccgagagactgaaaaatagcttctatctcaaggccatcagactgttaaacagccaccactaacattgagtggctgctgccaacacactgacactgacactgactcaactccagccactttaataatgggaattgatgggaaattatgtaaatatatcactagccactttaaacaatgctaccttatataatgttacttaccctacattattcatctcatatgcatacgtatatgctgtactctatatcatcgactgcatccttatgtaatacatgtatcacttgccactttaactatgccactttgtttacatactcatctcatatgtatatactgtactcgataccatctactgtatcttgcctatgctgctctgtaccatcactcattcatatatccttatgtacatatttttatccccttacactgtgtataagacagtagttttggaattgttagttagattacttgttggttattactgcattgttggaactagaagcacaagcatttcgctacactcgcattaacatctgctaaccatgtgtatgtgacaaatacaatttgatttgaattgatttgaatttcagtacttcagcataacgttttctGTAGGTTTTCTCATGGTTcaatttaaagtcatgttctcggAACATTAAGAAGactttccataaaaaccacaagaaaacattAGTAACGTTCAAAGAATGTTTTAAGAATTATTTTTAAAACATATACAATCTGTTCTCAGGGTCAACAAGGGGTCTttctatcctctatcttgttaagtgtgttcaggtgtgttggccgcgtccactaattggccacacctgatatTAATGAgcgcttgtttcctttgaaatggagtctgtttgaatagactaaaattaaCAGCTTTGTATGAATTAAAAAACATGGTATGCTAGCTCCATCCATCCTGGTGGCCCAGTGGACTAATTCCTTAGATAGAAGCTCAAAGGTTCAAATCCCGCTGATGCCGTTCCACAATAAAAAAGAAATGTGTTTTCATGATTAATGCTCAGCTAATTAATTTCCAtatgtcctatctgtgcttggagttcaaaacaATGAACctaagctagcagtgttgttaAAAGTCTTATTGAAACAGTCAGTGAAATTTGAGGAAACTACAACAAAAAAACTCCAAATAACCTTTACATTTCATTATCAGATTGTTAAtgaaacctcccaggaaaactttcagggaaccatagtaaaatgttctcagaacctccctacaACCTAAAAATGTACATTCCCAGAACCCCCCCAAAAACGTTCAGTTTTACCAGTCAGGAAAATTATGGCTTCATTctcagaaccaatgggaaacctaAAATGTACATTCCCACAACATagaaggaaccaaatgtgcttgCTGGGTACCTTGGTACTGCATGAGTAGATGAATATAGAAATGTATCCCAGAcagactccatctctctcttaagCATCTGCTCTAATTAGCACCTCCTCTATACCTACCAGGCGGTCTGACACATAACCGAGAGAAAACATGGCACGGTGAGCGCTTGCTGGTGTATTTCTGTCGATATGGCACGGTGAATTGTTGGTGTGTTTGTGACCAGGTGAGTGGATGGAAGTACTGTACGCACGAAGAACACACAAACAAGACTGCAGAATAGCCTGAGACTTTACTTCCATTACAATGGTTACAATGCTGTTTTTCAGTTATTGACGATGTGTAAAAGCACAAACATTTAGAAAGAAGCTACAaggtgagaagagagggacagaaaaaTGTGGCAAGAGAATGTATTGCAATGATGGAGAAATATACAGTGGGTCTTGACCTCGATCTTTGGCTGTACAACAGACTACAATATGTGCCCTCTGAGTAACACAGAGATCCACACAGACGTGAGCCTTGAAGCAGCTCCATGCTGCCCCCATGAGAAAAGCTGTGAAAGAGGAAGAATCATGGAGTCAGtttggagagggagggcaggttagaatgaaagagagatggaaaatACAGCAGACCTCCAGCTTTCACAGAAACCAAGGTATTTCTGGGAAAAGTTCATTTCTGGGACGTACACTCGAACAAACACACCTACCCATCCAGACGTGCTCATGGCTGATTGAGGCATTGATGATTTGGGCTGGTTGGGGCTATTGGGGTTGTCTGACTGTGATGCCAGTGATGTGATGCCATAACATAGACACAACTAGATGACTCAACCCTCATGACAGTCACTTTCTTCATATTTACTTTCCCCATCACCTAAAATACAGAGGCACCAGGGAAGCAAGTTCAACTGTGCTACGTGAACGTTATCACATTTATTACACCAATGAGATCATATACAATATTTACAACATTACTAACACACCTACTCCACAAACAAATTCAATCTTAAAGGAACATTTGACCCAAAACCCATGTTTTCATATATACATGTTTGACGCAGTCCCTCAAAAATGATGCGTCAACATTGATGTTTTCCAGATGAGTCACTTGAACGGTAGTTGTAAAACCAACTGGGCCGTGTTAGTGGGGGCCGTCTCTAAAGTGGGAAACAAGCGCGTGAGCGGTTCTGCTGTGTCTTCCGTCCTCTTCCCCATCGTTAAGATTCCCTCCGCTTGATTCCGTGACCCGTGGAGTAGCTGACTCAACCGGCTCTGGAAGCGCCGGTCATCAGTTTCTTTCCGTTTACCGAGTGTGAGGATTCCAGCGGCTGCGTCATCAGTGAGGGGTCCCCTTGTCCCCGTCCCATTACCTGGGCGACAGAGCAGGACGTAAAGACGGCAGGAGAGGGATTTCTGTCTGCAACAGTTGGCAACCTCCTGAGCGTCACAGGCCAGATGAGAGACGAGTAGCAACAAGATGAGAACCTTGAGCTTCTGTGAGTAAACGCAGATACAATATTTCAGTGTTAGAacttcatgagagagagagagagagacagaaagagagagagagattcacatttttttttatgtCACATGCAAAGTAcaatgaaatgcctttcttgcaaactcaaacaTAAAcaaaggagagagtgagatagagagagacatgcataggcCTATGTTAATATCATTTTATGGTTAATATGAAAAAATGAAAGCTAAAACGTACTCAGGAATATTAATTGAGATACAATCTCAGAAACCTTTCAGTCATGTCTGCCAACAACCATCAGTTTTAGAACATTTTCTTCAGACAAGGTCTTGCTATTTTTGAAAGACGATGTAATTGCTTAATACCCTTAAACCCATTACCAAAAACCCTATTCAATAGACTGAAAGGAACTCAAACCCCCGAAAATGTCATGGCAGCGACTGACACGCTAAGTGCAAATAGTGGTCTTCCATCTCTATTCTAAAAACACTCCATGCAAATTGGGGAGCATTAGCGAGCATTACCATTCATATTTAAATGCATCCAAAAACAATCCCTGATGTACTTTTCTGAACAACCCCTTACATGACCTTTGTCTGAGGCCCATAATAGCAGCTTAAATGATTCCACAGTAAAAAAGAATCTGTAATAGAAAGCTGTGTTACATCGTCAATACTACCTTGGTGGTTAAGCATGCTGTGTCCATCCCTGGTGCTGTAGTAAGGTGCTTTGTGTTGAAACACGTGATCTGCCAAAGGCTGTGGGGTCCACGTctactctcacctctctctgaaGCCGCTCGCTCTCCTTTTGTAAGGCCCTATGTCGTCTCATTTACACCCTCCAGAGACGTCACTAAGATATCTTTAGCCCAGTCGACGGAGACATCAACAAATAGACTGTCCATCAATGCTCATCTTCTGTTTGACTCGTTTGCTCATTTGACGGGTCTATCAGAAGTCCTTATTAATGACTCTGATCCTGCCACAGACCATCTCTCGGATATTTCCCGGGTTTTGAATAAAGTAGTGGAATGCTATTATGTCAGGGTGGCGGCGAGCTTCGTTAGGACATAGCGCTATGATTAGTGGTGACGGAGACATGGTTAATTAGCTGCAGCAATAGACATGGTCTCATCAAAGGTACGAGGGAACACAAAGAACCATCCCTGATAACCTTTAGAAGGTGACTGACTGAATGGTCTGTCATTCGAGGGTCACCTAACAGTCCTAATGAGGGCTAATGATCATTCTCTCTATTGTATTAAATATGACATGTGTCGCTCCGTGGGATACTGACACACCTAGAACAGTGTGTTTGTTGTTTTATCCCCCTAGCTATTGGTCATTGGTGGTAGAGGCACCTtgttcccctttccctttccctatagggcaggtagcctagtggctagagcgttgggcagtgcttaatttgtaaatcggGAGCTCACGGAACACATAGTGAGCGTGGGGGGGGTGTTATCCAGGGGGCTCTGAGTTACCAGTACACATTGAGAGAGAAAAGGTGTCAAACGCAGCATAGCAGCACAGCAGACAGAGTAAAcagccaagtagcctactatctatggtggtgaaatggacagcactctccaaggTGCTGATCAATTCACGTCGCTGCAGACCCACCCACATCCTTGAGTGTAGCAGCGAGGCTTGCACAAGTCCACGTTTTATGTAGCCAAATTTTCTAGACATCAATGTACAGCAACATTTTTAAACGTCACTGAAGATCACCGGACATAAGCTTATGCCTACATTCACAGCTGTGAGGCTTACAAGACCCACATTTCATATCATTTTCAATGTAGCAGTAGAACAAAT includes these proteins:
- the LOC124016420 gene encoding orexin-like; translated protein: MDTACLTTKKLKVLILLLLVSHLACDAQEVANCCRQKSLSCRLYVLLCRPGNGTGTRGPLTDDAAAGILTLGKRKETDDRRFQSRLSQLLHGSRNQAEGILTMGKRTEDTAEPLTRLFPTLETAPTNTAQLVLQLPFK